One Pieris rapae chromosome 7, ilPieRapa1.1, whole genome shotgun sequence genomic window carries:
- the LOC110993688 gene encoding uncharacterized protein LOC110993688 isoform X1, which translates to MENDSHKIREELQKCSYRDLQLLAKRYGLPSNYKKSYLILMIIARKMGLEDSVTAIIEKVRKERQIMKISKTTIPISKNRTRKSQMKTTTSSTFSPPITATPKLLVRNMTDNHISKYNTRQSLLAKLRNSDTAKNLDAHKTLKQYENLSVRNFKRKANHLVGDQIHKVKLTSQCIMKRQMNSDIILRKDNVKVMYNTNATQTISPLPAKRQRTLSGIYPIMPNPIVKLQKGDLTLRRNDGTVLKVSAFIQEKPPPTREIIRDVLQDLERNNSENNSNLIHRNMSIDSAFCEPNSLSETNDGIEILYYEKRVEQTKFESFENCLPKIADVFSKFHNRDYGQQLFVQVSAESDDCSYSTYMPQTIVQTIQLETIYNFKSLYINAPLLQISPKSETTCTNSTVTIMSTKVYPTSTAISHNAYPRYDVNYPNGRDVDLLHCKEPMQQPDNSDYLNNNIAEFRQTTSLNGGNVTIPEMVEDALEVISQDEEYMKCVEIDTKINCVLCNWCGPGIVLDYHIQKTHENEIMKQVTNDWNITFTLEALVQKPHWCCRVLEYESIFYVLSAKYEEPDVFMATLTSHSTDFTFKTGSITVFNKTTGEPFTWEGEIKCLKPDWPYSKNINGLKINLSKLDLIPQIYPIAGQPGLNDVHIILFARLYN; encoded by the exons atggAGAACGATAGTCATAAAATTAGAGAAGAATTACAGAAATGTAGTTATAGGGATTTACAACTACTAGCGAAACGTTATGGCTTACCTTCTAATTACAAA aaatcgTATCTCATACTAATGATAATTGCAAGAAAAATGGGCTTAGAGGATTCAGTAACAGCTATCATTGAGAAAGTAAGAAAGGAACGTCAAATAATGAAAATCTCCAAAACTACAATTCCAATCTCAAAAAATAGAACGCGGAAATCTCAG ATGAAAACTACAACTTCAAGTACATTTTCTCCACCAATAACTGCAACCCCAAAACTACTGGTTAGGAATATGACAGATAatcatatttcaaaatataatactcgTCAGAGCCTTCTTGCAAAATTAAGGAATTCTGATACCGCAAAAAACTTGGATGCCCATAAGACTTTGAAACAATATGAAAATCTGAGTGTGAGAAATTTCAAAAGGAAAGCAAATCACTTGGTTGGTGATCAAATACATAAAGTTAAGCTAACATCACAATGTATCATGAAACGTCAAATGAATTCAGATATAATTCTGAGGAAGGATAATGTGAAAGTTATGTATAATACCAAT GCTACTCAAACTATTTCACCTCTACCGGCGAAACGACAGAGAACCCTGAGTGGTATATATCCAATTATGCCCAACCCTATAGTAAAGCTTCAAAAAGGTGATTTGACCCTTCGCAGAAATGATGGAACGGTCTTAAAAGTTAGCGCCTTTATCCAGGAGAAACCGCCACCAACCCGTGAAATAATAAGGGATGTTTTACAAGATTTAGAGAGAAATAACTctgaaaataatagtaatttaatacatagaaaTATGTCTATTGATTCCGCATTTTGTGAGCCAAACTCATTATCCGAAACAAACGATGGAATAGAAAttctttattatgaaaaacgTGTTGAACAAACGAAATTTGAATCGTTTGAGAACTGTTTGCCGAAAATTGCGGACGTATTCAGCAAATTCCATAATCGAGATTATGGGCAACAATTATTTGTCCAAGTTAGCGCCGAGTCAGACGACT GTTCATATTCCACATACATGCCTCAAACCATTGTTCAGACAATACAATTGGAGACAATATATAACTTCAAGTCGCTGTATATAAATGCTCCACTCTTACAAATAAGTCCGAAGAGTGAAACCACATGCACAAACAGTACAGTGACTATTATGTCTAC GAAGGTGTACCCAACATCCACAGCTATATCGCACAATGCTTATCCTA GGTACGATGTAAATTACCCAAATGGAAGGGATGTCGATTTGTTACATTGCAAGGAACCAATGCAGCAGCCGGATAAttcagattatttaaataataatatcgcag AATTCAGGCAAACCACTTCGTTGAATGGTGGAAATGTTACCATACCAGAAATGGTTGAAGATGCTTTAGAAGTTATAAGTCAGGAtgag gaATACATGAAGTGTGTAGAGatagatacaaaaataaactgtgTATTGTGCAATTGGTGCGGACCGGGTATTGTCTTGGACTATCATATACAaaag aCTCACgaaaatgaaattatgaaGCAAGTAACGAATGATTGGAACATCACATTCACATTAGAAGCGTTGGTACAGAAACCTCATTGGTGCTGCCGTGTTTTGGAATATGAATCCATTTTCTATGTTCTGAGTGCGAAATACGAAGAGCCTGACGTGTTCATGGCTACTCTGACG TCACATTCCACGGATTTTACATTCAAAACCGGTTCTATTACggttttcaataaaactacAGGTGAGCCATTTACGTGGGAAGGAGAGATTAAATGCTTAAAGCCGGATTGGCcgtattcaaaaaatataaacggactgaaaataaatctatcaAAACTAGACTTAATACCTCAAATATACCCCATTGCTGGTCAACCTGGGTTAAAtgatgtacatattatattgttcgCTAGGTTATATAACTAA
- the LOC110993688 gene encoding uncharacterized protein LOC110993688 isoform X2, whose amino-acid sequence MIIARKMGLEDSVTAIIEKVRKERQIMKISKTTIPISKNRTRKSQMKTTTSSTFSPPITATPKLLVRNMTDNHISKYNTRQSLLAKLRNSDTAKNLDAHKTLKQYENLSVRNFKRKANHLVGDQIHKVKLTSQCIMKRQMNSDIILRKDNVKVMYNTNATQTISPLPAKRQRTLSGIYPIMPNPIVKLQKGDLTLRRNDGTVLKVSAFIQEKPPPTREIIRDVLQDLERNNSENNSNLIHRNMSIDSAFCEPNSLSETNDGIEILYYEKRVEQTKFESFENCLPKIADVFSKFHNRDYGQQLFVQVSAESDDCSYSTYMPQTIVQTIQLETIYNFKSLYINAPLLQISPKSETTCTNSTVTIMSTKVYPTSTAISHNAYPRYDVNYPNGRDVDLLHCKEPMQQPDNSDYLNNNIAEFRQTTSLNGGNVTIPEMVEDALEVISQDEEYMKCVEIDTKINCVLCNWCGPGIVLDYHIQKTHENEIMKQVTNDWNITFTLEALVQKPHWCCRVLEYESIFYVLSAKYEEPDVFMATLTSHSTDFTFKTGSITVFNKTTGEPFTWEGEIKCLKPDWPYSKNINGLKINLSKLDLIPQIYPIAGQPGLNDVHIILFARLYN is encoded by the exons ATGATAATTGCAAGAAAAATGGGCTTAGAGGATTCAGTAACAGCTATCATTGAGAAAGTAAGAAAGGAACGTCAAATAATGAAAATCTCCAAAACTACAATTCCAATCTCAAAAAATAGAACGCGGAAATCTCAG ATGAAAACTACAACTTCAAGTACATTTTCTCCACCAATAACTGCAACCCCAAAACTACTGGTTAGGAATATGACAGATAatcatatttcaaaatataatactcgTCAGAGCCTTCTTGCAAAATTAAGGAATTCTGATACCGCAAAAAACTTGGATGCCCATAAGACTTTGAAACAATATGAAAATCTGAGTGTGAGAAATTTCAAAAGGAAAGCAAATCACTTGGTTGGTGATCAAATACATAAAGTTAAGCTAACATCACAATGTATCATGAAACGTCAAATGAATTCAGATATAATTCTGAGGAAGGATAATGTGAAAGTTATGTATAATACCAAT GCTACTCAAACTATTTCACCTCTACCGGCGAAACGACAGAGAACCCTGAGTGGTATATATCCAATTATGCCCAACCCTATAGTAAAGCTTCAAAAAGGTGATTTGACCCTTCGCAGAAATGATGGAACGGTCTTAAAAGTTAGCGCCTTTATCCAGGAGAAACCGCCACCAACCCGTGAAATAATAAGGGATGTTTTACAAGATTTAGAGAGAAATAACTctgaaaataatagtaatttaatacatagaaaTATGTCTATTGATTCCGCATTTTGTGAGCCAAACTCATTATCCGAAACAAACGATGGAATAGAAAttctttattatgaaaaacgTGTTGAACAAACGAAATTTGAATCGTTTGAGAACTGTTTGCCGAAAATTGCGGACGTATTCAGCAAATTCCATAATCGAGATTATGGGCAACAATTATTTGTCCAAGTTAGCGCCGAGTCAGACGACT GTTCATATTCCACATACATGCCTCAAACCATTGTTCAGACAATACAATTGGAGACAATATATAACTTCAAGTCGCTGTATATAAATGCTCCACTCTTACAAATAAGTCCGAAGAGTGAAACCACATGCACAAACAGTACAGTGACTATTATGTCTAC GAAGGTGTACCCAACATCCACAGCTATATCGCACAATGCTTATCCTA GGTACGATGTAAATTACCCAAATGGAAGGGATGTCGATTTGTTACATTGCAAGGAACCAATGCAGCAGCCGGATAAttcagattatttaaataataatatcgcag AATTCAGGCAAACCACTTCGTTGAATGGTGGAAATGTTACCATACCAGAAATGGTTGAAGATGCTTTAGAAGTTATAAGTCAGGAtgag gaATACATGAAGTGTGTAGAGatagatacaaaaataaactgtgTATTGTGCAATTGGTGCGGACCGGGTATTGTCTTGGACTATCATATACAaaag aCTCACgaaaatgaaattatgaaGCAAGTAACGAATGATTGGAACATCACATTCACATTAGAAGCGTTGGTACAGAAACCTCATTGGTGCTGCCGTGTTTTGGAATATGAATCCATTTTCTATGTTCTGAGTGCGAAATACGAAGAGCCTGACGTGTTCATGGCTACTCTGACG TCACATTCCACGGATTTTACATTCAAAACCGGTTCTATTACggttttcaataaaactacAGGTGAGCCATTTACGTGGGAAGGAGAGATTAAATGCTTAAAGCCGGATTGGCcgtattcaaaaaatataaacggactgaaaataaatctatcaAAACTAGACTTAATACCTCAAATATACCCCATTGCTGGTCAACCTGGGTTAAAtgatgtacatattatattgttcgCTAGGTTATATAACTAA
- the LOC110993535 gene encoding inner centromere protein-like — protein MECQKAMEREKMAKCMQCRREDEIQLQKIHKMQMQEKEYIASVNSEIDEMWHRVLLDDVKEKEDRERLKAEHLKRAMQDRRQAYDEQIASANRKARYALKMEREEDNRIIEKIKERMEEEYFDTIKRKKEQQIQNRINYLEGHKQKMSELRNRRLEERSIDQRTIEVALKELREERYKKMAEIKSFHREQQLCIDNMEKERKLIKHLENECNRIVGEWKAGSERDNDTKIQMFEKEKQSNKEKYASEYRKYLKEKETEIENTRKERRKIKEDVNKAALREVELKLMRANEEFRAQEEYKRSLESQIQNNQRAMEIESFNTEMKQKPFTRPAIMFKDAMQDKINKGRTSTNPVHPFRRLYLQANESRSSVSLPVISK, from the exons ATGGAGTGTCAAAAAGCGATGGAAAGAGAAAAAAT GGCAAAATGCATGCAATGCAGAAGAGAAGATGAAATACAGTTGCAAAAAATTCACAAGATGCAAATGCAAGAGAAGGAATATATAGCATCAGTGAATTCAGAAATAGATGAAATGTGGCATCGAGTATTATTGGATGATGTTAAAGAAaag GAGGATAGAGAAAGATTGAAAGCTGAACATCTTAAACGTGCAATGCAAGATCGAAGGCAAGCTTATGATGAACAAATTGCCAGCGCCAATAGAAAGGCAAGATATGCTCTTAAAATGGAGAGAGAAGAAGATAATAGAATAATCGAGAAAATAAAGGAGAGAATGGAAGAAGAATATTTTGATA CAATCAAGAGGAAAAAGGAACAACAAATTCAAAACCGAATTAACTACTTAGAGGGCCATAAACAGAAGATGTCAGAACTCAGGAACAGACGATTAGAAGAGAGATCAATTGATCAACGAACAATTGAAGTCGCATTAAAAGAGTTACGGGAGGAGAGGTACAAGAAAATGGCTGAAATC aaatcaTTTCATAGAGAACAGCAATTATGTATTGATAATATGGAGAAGGAAAGAAAATTGATTAAACATTTAGAGAACGAATGCAATAGGATTGTAGGCGAATGGAAAGCAGGGAGCGAAAGGGACAacgatacaaaaatacaaatgttcGAAAAGGAGAAACAAAGTAACAAAGAG AAATATGCCAGTGAGTACagaaagtatttaaaagaaaaggaaACGGAAATCGAAAATACAAGAAAAGAAAGGAGAAAGATTAAAGAAGACGTAAACAAAGCTGCCTTGAGAGAGGTTGAGTTAAAGTTGATGAGGGCTAATGAAGAATTCAGGGCACAAGAGGAGTATAAGAGAAGCTTAGAAagtcaaatacaaaataatcagCGAGCAATG GAGATCGAGTCATTTAATACGGAGATGAAACAAAAACCTTTCACACGACCAGCGATTATGTTTAAAGATGCGATgcaagataaaattaataagggAAGAACAAG TACAAATCCAGTACATCCGTTTAGAAGATTATATTTGCAAGCAAATGAGAGCCGCTCTTCAGTTTCTCTACCtgttatatctaaataa